In a single window of the Streptomyces sp. NBC_00353 genome:
- the arfA gene encoding arabinosylfuranosidase ArfA — translation MPRAHIELDKQAVIAPVRRRTFGSFVEHLGRCVYTGLYEPEHPSANDEGFRMDVVELVRELGSTTIRYPGGNFVSGFRWEDSVGPREKRPVRRDLAWHSLESNQVGLDEFAKWLKLTDSELMLAVNIATRGILPALDLLEYANHPSGTALSDLRIANGTPDPHNVRMWCLGNEMDGPWQTGFMTADDYGKIAARTAAAMKMADKDLELVVCGSSGSGMPTFGDWERTVLEHSYDYVDYVSCHAYYQEHDGDLGSFLASAIDMDYFIDTVVATADHVGYKKRSNKKINVSFDEWNVWYLKEHQESEEVNDEWRYAPRQLEDTYTVADAVVVGNLLMTLLKRSDRVTSASLAQLVNVIAPIMTEPGGPAWRQTTFYPFSITSRLASGEVIRPVIETPTYKTARHGEASVIDAVATVDEDRTAVFLVNRDLKEAAQVTIDVRSLGSSRIVEAVTLADSDMHAKNTLAEQHRVTPSANTSVTLVDGVLTIELPPISWTAIALH, via the coding sequence TTGCCCCGCGCCCACATCGAGCTCGACAAGCAGGCCGTCATCGCTCCTGTCCGACGCCGCACCTTCGGCTCGTTCGTCGAGCACCTCGGCCGCTGCGTGTACACCGGGCTCTACGAGCCGGAACACCCGAGCGCGAACGATGAAGGGTTCCGCATGGACGTCGTCGAACTCGTCAGGGAGCTCGGCAGCACGACCATCCGCTACCCGGGAGGCAACTTCGTCTCCGGCTTCCGCTGGGAGGACTCGGTCGGCCCGCGCGAAAAGCGCCCGGTGCGCCGCGACCTCGCCTGGCACTCGCTCGAATCGAACCAGGTCGGCCTCGACGAGTTCGCCAAGTGGCTCAAGCTCACCGACTCCGAGCTGATGCTGGCGGTCAACATCGCCACGCGAGGCATCCTGCCCGCCCTGGACCTACTCGAGTACGCCAACCACCCGTCTGGCACGGCGCTGTCGGACTTGCGCATCGCCAACGGCACGCCGGACCCGCACAACGTGCGCATGTGGTGCCTCGGCAACGAGATGGACGGACCGTGGCAGACCGGCTTCATGACGGCGGACGACTACGGCAAGATCGCCGCCCGCACCGCCGCCGCGATGAAGATGGCCGACAAGGACCTCGAACTCGTCGTCTGCGGCTCCTCCGGGTCCGGCATGCCGACATTCGGCGACTGGGAGCGCACGGTGCTCGAGCACAGCTACGACTATGTCGATTACGTCTCGTGCCACGCCTACTACCAGGAGCACGACGGCGACCTCGGCTCCTTCCTCGCCTCGGCGATCGACATGGACTACTTCATCGACACCGTCGTCGCGACCGCCGACCACGTGGGGTACAAGAAACGCTCAAACAAGAAGATCAATGTCTCCTTCGACGAGTGGAACGTCTGGTACCTCAAGGAGCACCAGGAGTCCGAGGAGGTCAACGACGAGTGGCGCTACGCCCCTCGGCAGCTCGAGGACACGTACACGGTGGCGGATGCCGTCGTCGTCGGCAACCTGCTGATGACGCTCCTCAAGCGCAGCGACCGCGTCACCTCGGCATCCCTCGCGCAGCTCGTCAACGTGATCGCGCCGATCATGACCGAGCCCGGCGGCCCGGCCTGGCGGCAGACGACCTTCTACCCGTTCTCGATCACGAGCCGGCTCGCTTCCGGCGAGGTGATCCGGCCCGTGATCGAGACGCCGACGTACAAAACGGCGCGCCACGGCGAGGCATCCGTCATCGACGCCGTCGCGACCGTCGACGAGGACCGGACCGCAGTCTTCCTCGTCAACCGCGACCTGAAGGAGGCCGCGCAGGTCACGATCGACGTGCGCAGCCTCGGCTCGTCGCGCATCGTCGAGGCGGTCACGCTCGCCGACTCCGACATGCACGCGAAGAACACGCTCGCCGAGCAGCACCGGGTGACCCCGTCCGCAAACACGAGCGTGACACTCGTCGACGGCGTGCTCACCATCGAGCTGCCACCGATTTCGTGGACGGCGATCGCCCTCCACTGA
- a CDS encoding carbohydrate ABC transporter permease, protein MSATTGNSWFPSAAEPNAPVGRRGNRDKPQKWGNPFTYFIALLFIGVCIAPVLYIVLGGFRTNSQISTNPAALPHPWVVSNYISVLKSVTFWGEFANSIIVALVSTVGTVVLGLMVSFVLARYDFKLKGAMYSLFAAGLMFPMVIAITPLYIVIKELGLVDNLFGVIVPQIAFGLPTTVIILVPFLRAIPNEIEEAAAIDGASRLGFFFRMVIPLSLPGVVTVGILGFIGSWNNYVLPLYVINSQANFTLPLGVQAFSSQYSVDTARVLAFTSLAMLPALIFFAIFEKKIVGGLTGAVKG, encoded by the coding sequence ATGAGCGCGACAACGGGTAACTCCTGGTTTCCCTCCGCCGCGGAGCCGAATGCGCCCGTCGGCCGTCGCGGCAATCGTGACAAGCCGCAGAAGTGGGGGAATCCCTTCACCTACTTCATTGCGCTGCTCTTCATCGGGGTCTGCATCGCACCGGTGCTCTACATCGTGCTCGGCGGATTCCGCACGAACTCGCAGATCAGCACGAACCCGGCTGCCCTACCGCACCCCTGGGTCGTCAGCAACTACATCAGCGTCCTGAAGTCGGTGACGTTCTGGGGTGAATTCGCGAACTCCATCATCGTCGCGCTCGTGAGCACCGTCGGCACCGTCGTCCTCGGCCTGATGGTGAGCTTCGTGCTCGCGCGCTACGACTTCAAGCTCAAGGGCGCGATGTATTCCCTGTTCGCCGCCGGCCTGATGTTCCCGATGGTCATCGCGATCACCCCGTTGTACATCGTCATCAAGGAACTCGGCCTCGTCGACAACCTGTTCGGCGTGATCGTCCCGCAGATCGCCTTCGGCCTGCCGACGACCGTCATCATCCTGGTGCCGTTCCTCAGAGCCATTCCGAACGAGATCGAGGAGGCCGCCGCGATCGACGGTGCAAGCCGACTCGGATTCTTCTTCCGCATGGTGATCCCGCTGTCACTGCCCGGTGTGGTGACGGTCGGCATCCTCGGGTTCATCGGCAGCTGGAACAACTACGTCCTGCCCCTGTACGTCATCAACTCGCAGGCGAACTTCACCCTGCCACTCGGCGTCCAGGCCTTCTCCTCGCAATACTCCGTGGACACCGCGAGGGTCCTCGCGTTCACCTCACTCGCAATGCTGCCCGCACTGATCTTCTTCGCGATCTTCGAGAAGAAGATCGTCGGCGGTCTCACCGGCGCCGTGAAGGGCTGA